The region ACCAATGCTTTAACACAGCTATCATTCCCCCTTTTGACGCATGGTCCTTGCCATGCGTCAACTTTGAAGACAAGGACAGCCCTGGGGGCACCACCAAACTCCATCAATAACCGTGCAGCTTGCTTTGCGCCACACAGCCTTTTCCTCCACCGTAGCTCGTGCTTGGAggtctgaaagctgtaaaggagtgattaatttctttttagTTTTGGGACCATAGATGCAGCTGCTTCCTTTGCTGCACTGTCTGCTCGAGCATTTCCTAGGAAAACAGGGTCTAATTTGCtagtgtgtgcatcacatttgcatactgcaatagttttggggagtaggactgcatccagcagctcagagactagtttgtggtgggctatgtgtgttcctgaactcatcaggaagttcctgtgtttccaaattgttccaAAATCATGTACTACCCCAAAGGCTtatctactgtctgtgtagatatttaatgactgtccctcagcatgtcttcatgcctctatgagggcataaagttcagctgcttgtgctgaaaagattgaggggagacttcctgacagACTGTCTCGTGTGCGGTTATTACTGCATAGCCCACTTGATTTTTACCTGACTTGCGTGAAGCAGACCCGTCCACAAAAAGGATCAAATCTGGGTTTTCCAATGGAACATCCTTCAGGTCGACTCTAGGGGAGCAGAGTTCGTTAGTCAGTACAACACAGTCATGTGATTCCCCGTCTCCCTCTTGTTGGAAGAAGAGTAGCAGGGATATGGACAGTACATCGTTTTATAGATAAGTGATCTTTCCATGCTTGATAAAAAGCATTCAAGCCAAAGAGATGCCATTTACACTCCAACTTACTTGAAATATTTTGAGATTTAAGAGGAACATAAGAATCCAAGTTAGAAACCAAAACATCATTTAATAGCAAACTTTTGTCATCAGGACGGTCAGAAAAGGAAAATCTGACCCATCAATTGATTTCCCTTCTGAAAATTTATAGTGCGAGAAGAGGAGACATTTGAGCGGGTCAGTTCcaagttcataaaaaaaaaaagctacatcATCAGACAGTCTAACATCAATAGATAATGTTTGAGACACAGAAGAACCATATGTAATGACCAAATCTAATGTGTGCCCTTTGTTGTGAGTAGGACCATTGACAGCCTGAGAAAGACTGAAACATTCCAGTAATGACAAAAAATCCctgttttttttggtcaatatgaatattaaagtccCCCAAAATAAGAATTCTCTTGAACTTGGAATACAACATAGACAAACTCTGACACAAAAACTTAATTTGTCCCTGGAGGCCTGTAAACTGTGGTATGATGGTAGTATTTGGAGATGAGATACTCAAAACAAGACATTTAAATGAAGTATACCTTGATACAAACACAGGGCTGATATTGTATTTTGAATTATGTATTACAATAATACCCCTGCTTCTACCAGTCAGCCACAGGAGTTCAAACAAACCATAACCTGTAGgagtaatttaattttaaaaaatccataatTTTGTTTGTGCCAAATTTCAGTTAGGAAGAAAATCCAGTTTCTTTTCTGTGATAATATCTGATAAAAACAAAGTCTTGTTATTTACAGAGTGTGCATTGGACTCAAAGACCTTAACACCAGAAGTCGTACCCTGTAAACACTAAACCATCAAAACCAAAGGAACTTCTAAGTGaccccaaacttttgaccgataGTGTCATACTGTGTTTCAGAAGGCATATTTCAGGATGACAATGCCAAGATTCATTGGGCTCAAATTGTGAAAGAGTGGTTCAGGGAGCATGAGGAGTCATGAATTGGCCGCTACAGAGTTCTGACCGTAACCCCATTGAAATTCTTTGGGACGTGCTGGAGAAGACTTTATGGAGTGGTTTGACTCTCCCGTCTGCAATCCTCAATATAAGATCTTGACCaaaaatcaaatatatatatacatttgggctgcaactaacgattattttcataatcaatttttttcacacacacacatacttatttacttttaaaaattcagaaaatctgaaaattataaagggttcacaaactttcaagcatgtgtatatattattattattattattattattgttgttgttgttgttgtttattcaggaaaattattaaaattaaaaattaaaatgaccaatattacatatctgtgagtgtcaaaattatgtgaacctttgctttcagtatctggtgtgacccctttgtgcagcaataaatgcaactaaacatttccagtaactgttgatcagtcctgcacatcgacttagaggaattttagcccattgtTCAGTACAGAacggcttcaactctgggatgttggtgggcttcctcacatgaactgcttgtttcGGGTCCTTCCACAATGTTTCTATTGCATTAAAGTGAGGACTTttacttggccattccaaaacattaaccttATTCTTCTTTTACCATTCTTTGGTaaaacaacttgtgtgcttagggttgttgtcttgctgcatgacaatttctcttgagattcagttcatggtcagatgtcctgacattttcttttagaaattgttggtataattcagaattcattgtccCATCAGTTATGGCAAGCTGTCCtgtcccagatgcagcaaaaacatgatactaccaccaccatgtttcacatatgGGATAagattcttatgctggaatgcagtgttttcctttctccaaacataatcctcacatttaaaccaaaaagttctattttgttctcatctttgtgttttctttgtctacttttagaactagtgaaaatctgatgacatTTTAGGtcttatttatgcagatatatagaaaattctaaaggattcacaaactttcaagcaccactggatATATTCTagtgtgttaaacatttcaaTGGTAacgtaaaaaaacaacatgttaGATAGTGCTAAGCTAATGGAGTGTTTACCGGTTActagttagctaactagctactATGCAGCAAGTGCATATTGCACTAAGTGCCAATAGCTACTGTGGTTTTAGCCTAGTACAATTAAGTAACTTAATTAGTTGTTAGACCTATATCTAGCTTATATCTTCACTgcattagtatttttttttaggttataAGCAACTAATACCTTGAAATCCAAGTATAAAGGTGAGGACAACATGGTTGCAGTGTTATCTGTTGTGATGTGTTTGAGCACATGACAGAAACAATAGTCTGAGGTTTATAGTCTGAGCTCTAAGAAAGACAATTTATTTCAGCACAGATCAATAGGGAATAAAGATTTTTTGTGGGATAAGTTGGCAGAGAATGGTCAGGTTACTGCTGGATGCGGCGGATGGACTGGATCTGAGGAGTCTGACAGTGGGACCCAAACTCCCTGAAATGTTTGTACTCGCCTGCATGGCAGTCACATTCCATGATGTACTGATATCCACGGTAGCCAGGGTACTGGTAACAAACAAACCtattacatgaaaataaaaagcaaagttaaaattgcaaatacattttcaattaaaaacataaacattacaTGAAACCATATTAGCAACCACAAATACAAATCTGTAAAACATTATTAATCAGCAAATAATAGGAACACAAAGCCATATTGTAGAAGATGAAGTGATGCTTACGCTCCAGAGTGGATGCGCATGGAGCCTACTTCATTATGGCACCAGCCCATTGCCTGCAATGAGGGGTAGTCATCATTTAGCTCCCCCTTGCGGCCCAGGTAGTTCTCCCTCTCATAGATTGTCATCCTGCTCTCCCTGTGGTTCTGTAAGAAGGGAATAATCATTTATGATGTGCCTTCTAATGTTTTTTCCCCTATAATAgtagtgaatttttttaaagagataaTCTAGTCATCAGATAGGATAACTCTCAGATTTGATAGTCCGGTTCATTACATACAAAGAATGCCtaaaaaagaaaccaaagaGATTCTAGTTTTTTTCTCAAGTCACATTTGTTTCATTGCCTGAGATTAAATCTGTACATATATGAGAGGAATGCAATGCTAGATTGTAGAAGCTTTGAAAACTTACAATGCAAGAGATGGGCCTGAAGGAGGTCATCCTCTCAATATGGTAAGCATTGCTTCCTCCAAAGGCATCACATTGAGGGTATTCACCACGCTCAAGCACAAACTGCTGGCCCTGAAAAGAGGGATGCTCATAGCCCACCCACCTATGAAGGGTTATGCAAAGTAAGCACGAGAGCAGTAGTTGAGGGTAGTGGTTAAATTACAAAATCATTTCTAGTTGGATGATGGGTTTAAACAATAGGTGACCCACAAGTCTTACCCAGTCTTATACAAAATCTAGTtagatttgaaagaaaaaaatcagttaGCCAGCTATCTAGCCAGCCCATGCAATAGCTTGAATAATTTCCCGGTGgaatatttgttatttgtttgtcaTTTGTTAAACCTGGCagatatatacactatattctCCTGTGACCAGATAATTTGTGTACTTACGCTCCACTTTCTACCCTCAGAGAGCGGACACTCTCAAAGCCAAAATCCATAACATTCCAACACTCAGAGGTGAACTCATGATGGCGACCCTGGAAGCACTCTTCATCATATACAATAATCTAAAAGACAGAGGttacacactttaaaaaaattttggcCATGGCTAATGAggtatgaaatttaaaaaaattctactaATAAAGATAAAGAATTTGCTTATTTTAGGCAGAACAATGTTGACACATTGATAAGCATACCTTCCAGTGGCCAGAAAACTTGGTACAATGATGATTCATGTTGTCTGCAGCAAAAACACATGCAATTTAATGGAATTACTTATAATAAATTGTGACTTATTAAGTAAAGCATGGCAAGAAACATTCAGATATAAATGGTTCAATagtatgcaaaaaaacatgtttacataAATGTAACTCCCTCAATCGCGTAAATGCCAATATAAACTTGCTAGTGGTGACCAAATCAATTAGGCCACGAGTTTATATGGCACTCATATGATTTACCACACCAAATTTATAAAAGCATAGTTTTTGGTCATAAAATTTTTCAAAAGCAAGCTATTTAAAGATATGAACAAGATTTACATACAAGGCTGAATGCACTATGGTGATACAATTGGTGTTAGAGTCTGAAGGCGCATGCTTTCTGAAGCCTTTGACTAACCAGAGTTAGACGTGCGGTGGGGAGGAGAGCTGAGGGGAGAGCAGAAAGGAACTCACCTTGCTTCAATTAAGCTCAGGATGTCCTGATGAGAGTGTGAAACCTGGCACACACCACTATCCTTTTAAAGCCTCCCCTGGCAAAGGGCCGAGGCAAAAGCCCCAACTCAGCACTCATGGGCTGGGCTACAATTGTGTGGCTAACAAAGGCGGGGATAAATCTAGAGTGGCAGAAGTGCAAATGCTACATTATGTCTGAAGCCTCCATGGATGGGGAGGGGAAGGTGTAGTGTTTTCGCATGTCATCTTTGCTTTGCAGCCAGCACTACAATGGCCACATTGTGATTGTTCCTACTATATGAATGTACACATtgcaagaataaaaaaaaaagtctggatGATGAGAGGTCACTGGAAGGCTTTCATTATTTAATGCAAACAAATACCTTCCTTATTGCTTATGTTTATTCAACTTGTTCAACATAAAAATAACTATCTGTGAAATGACATTTGAAATGACGTTCTCATTTATTATCATGTTCAAAGCAATCAACATTAACAACATAATGAATGACTCTTTGGGATTATTTTagtaccaaaacaaacacaatacaacAGTGCTTCAAAACTTCTTTCAACCAGGGCACACATGTAAACTCAGTAGTGTCTTAAGGCCACTATAATCAATGTTCTAAACAGGTTCTTGAGCATTTCTGTCAGACTACACCTATGTCCCCATGAAAACTGCTTTCTAAAGCCCTTCCCTTCAGACACCTAATTTTCACCTGACAGCCAAAGAAAGAGCaacattttactttttgttaGATCACACTCCTGTTCAGGAACTCCACTGGTCTGtgagcgttaaaaaaaaaaaacccataaaaaacatttttatgaataattatttttgtaaCTTACAGTT is a window of Ictalurus furcatus strain D&B chromosome 16, Billie_1.0, whole genome shotgun sequence DNA encoding:
- the cryba4 gene encoding beta-crystallin A4, which translates into the protein MLESAAPKPQPEVNVVTSGSQPEVNLETSGSQPEVRMATLGPQPEVSVATSGPQPEIIVYDEECFQGRHHEFTSECWNVMDFGFESVRSLRVESGAWVGYEHPSFQGQQFVLERGEYPQCDAFGGSNAYHIERMTSFRPISCINHRESRMTIYERENYLGRKGELNDDYPSLQAMGWCHNEVGSMRIHSGAFVCYQYPGYRGYQYIMECDCHAGEYKHFREFGSHCQTPQIQSIRRIQQ